One Hyphomicrobium sp. CS1GBMeth3 DNA window includes the following coding sequences:
- the ureG gene encoding urease accessory protein UreG, producing MTVPSPASPAKSIGAARVGIGGPVGSGKTALVEQLIPRVIERGIDLVVITNDLVTREDAERLKRSGLIDPARVVAVETGACPHTAIREDPSLNMQAADELQLEFPGAELVLIESGGDNLASSFSLDLVDHWLFVIDVAGGDDIPRKRGLGVLQCDLLVINKADLAPYVRVDLDRMVEEARAVRSDRAVLVTNCATGDGVDAVLDHIADAVLFRS from the coding sequence ATGACCGTGCCGTCCCCAGCGTCTCCAGCAAAATCGATCGGGGCGGCGCGCGTCGGCATCGGCGGTCCCGTGGGCTCCGGCAAGACAGCGCTGGTCGAGCAGCTCATTCCGCGTGTGATTGAGCGAGGCATCGACCTCGTGGTCATCACCAACGATCTCGTGACGCGCGAAGATGCCGAGCGCCTGAAACGCAGCGGTCTCATCGATCCGGCCCGCGTTGTCGCCGTGGAGACGGGGGCCTGTCCGCATACGGCGATCCGTGAAGATCCGAGCCTCAATATGCAAGCGGCTGATGAGCTGCAACTCGAGTTCCCGGGCGCAGAGCTCGTGTTGATCGAAAGCGGCGGCGACAACTTGGCATCGTCATTCTCTCTCGATCTGGTTGATCACTGGCTCTTTGTCATCGATGTGGCGGGTGGCGACGACATTCCGCGCAAGCGCGGGCTTGGCGTCCTGCAATGCGATCTTCTGGTGATCAATAAAGCGGATCTCGCCCCTTACGTCCGTGTCGATCTTGATCGCATGGTCGAAGAGGCGCGTGCTGTCAGGAGCGATCGCGCCGTGCTCGTGACCAACTGCGCGACCGGAGACGGTGTCGACGCCGTGCTCGATCACATCGCGGACGCTGTGCTGTTTCGGAGCTGA
- a CDS encoding urease accessory protein UreD, whose protein sequence is MASLYLQSCAGGIYENDRLHLDISADADSRVHVTTQASTIVHTMAGDSARLETTLRVGANAWLEMISDPLILFSGSSLSSDVHLSIDPTGLAVLVDSFLLHDPQGTERPFSRFVSDTSIDVDGRGCVVRDRYSVTGAVVSERIPGITGRYRVQGTFLAVAPDGRLAPFERDLRQVLADARGIYAGVSQLPGSAGLWCRVLADDAVALRAALNGLWSILREKLAGRRPRPRRK, encoded by the coding sequence ATGGCGAGTCTCTACCTGCAATCGTGTGCGGGTGGCATTTACGAGAACGATCGCCTGCACCTCGACATTTCCGCGGATGCGGACAGCCGCGTTCATGTGACGACGCAGGCATCGACGATCGTTCATACGATGGCCGGCGATTCCGCCCGCTTGGAGACGACGCTTCGGGTCGGAGCGAACGCGTGGCTGGAGATGATATCGGATCCTTTGATCCTGTTTTCCGGTTCGTCGCTCTCATCAGACGTTCACCTCAGCATCGATCCGACAGGCCTCGCCGTTCTTGTGGATTCCTTTCTTCTGCATGATCCGCAGGGCACTGAGCGGCCGTTTTCGCGCTTCGTATCGGACACATCGATCGACGTCGACGGACGCGGGTGTGTCGTGCGCGATCGCTACAGCGTCACGGGGGCCGTGGTGTCCGAGAGGATTCCCGGCATCACCGGGCGGTATCGCGTGCAGGGCACTTTTCTTGCCGTGGCGCCCGATGGCCGTCTCGCTCCGTTCGAACGGGATCTGAGACAGGTGCTTGCAGATGCGCGCGGGATTTACGCGGGGGTGTCTCAGCTTCCGGGGAGCGCAGGTCTTTGGTGCCGCGTGCTCGCGGATGATGCGGTCGCACTCAGGGCTGCGCTGAACGGCCTCTGGTCGATCTTGCGCGAGAAGCTTGCTGGCCGGCGGCCTCGCCCGCGCAGAAAATAG